The following proteins come from a genomic window of Corynebacterium hansenii:
- a CDS encoding UDP-N-acetylmuramoyl-L-alanyl-D-glutamate--2,6-diaminopimelate ligase: MTVTLGHLAELIGGTVLPPGAGEAPDGGAGTRISGVELNAAETPEGGLFAALPGTRVHGASYADQSPAAAILTDEAGLEILKGAGGPDRPVLLVDDVRAVLGAVSAEIHGHPSEKLTVIGVTGTSGKTTTTYLLEGALLASGKRTGLIGTTGTRINGRPVPSHLTTPEAPALQRLFAQMLADGVTHVVMEVSSHALSLGRVDGVSFDVTCFLNLSQDHLDFHDGLEDYFDAKARLFRPESPVHAPRVVACVDDSWGHRMAEIAAAPGVTVDTVGTPHTEDAETADDGSRIAPRATWRAGNVTVADNGVQHVTLTGPGGAVELDVPLPGAFNIANASVAWAALAALGVDGPDAAAGISRVAVPGRMERIDEGQDFLAVVDYAHKPAAVGEVLRTLRAQTVGRVIAVVGAGGDRDSSKRPLMGAEAARVADVVIVTDDNPRTEDPAAIREAVTAGAVEAAEKRAAAIGIDAIRVENIGDRAEAIDLAIRLAEGGDSVVVAGKGHETGQEINGVMHHFDDREQVREALLRRAGREGDAGRADEEGEN; this comes from the coding sequence CGGCACCGTGCTGCCGCCCGGAGCCGGCGAGGCACCGGACGGCGGCGCCGGCACCCGGATCTCCGGCGTGGAACTCAACGCCGCGGAGACCCCCGAGGGCGGGCTGTTCGCGGCCCTGCCCGGCACCCGCGTCCATGGCGCCTCCTACGCGGATCAGTCGCCCGCGGCGGCGATCCTCACCGACGAGGCGGGCCTGGAGATCCTCAAAGGGGCCGGCGGCCCCGACCGCCCGGTGCTGCTCGTCGACGACGTCCGCGCGGTGCTCGGCGCGGTGTCCGCGGAGATCCACGGCCACCCGTCCGAGAAGCTGACCGTCATCGGCGTCACCGGCACCTCCGGCAAGACCACCACCACCTACCTGCTCGAGGGCGCGCTGCTGGCCTCGGGCAAGCGCACGGGGCTGATCGGCACCACCGGCACCCGCATCAACGGGCGCCCCGTGCCCAGCCACCTGACCACGCCGGAGGCCCCGGCGCTGCAGCGGCTGTTCGCGCAGATGCTTGCCGACGGCGTGACCCACGTGGTCATGGAGGTTTCGTCGCACGCGCTGTCGCTCGGCCGCGTCGACGGGGTCTCGTTCGACGTCACCTGCTTCCTGAACCTGTCGCAGGACCACCTCGACTTCCACGACGGCCTCGAGGACTACTTCGACGCGAAGGCGCGGCTGTTCCGCCCCGAATCGCCGGTGCACGCCCCGCGGGTGGTCGCGTGCGTGGACGACTCCTGGGGCCACCGGATGGCGGAGATCGCCGCCGCGCCCGGGGTCACCGTCGACACCGTCGGCACCCCCCACACGGAGGACGCGGAGACCGCCGACGACGGGTCGCGCATCGCGCCGCGGGCGACGTGGCGCGCCGGAAACGTCACGGTCGCCGACAACGGAGTCCAGCACGTGACCTTGACCGGCCCCGGCGGGGCGGTCGAGCTCGACGTCCCGCTGCCGGGCGCGTTCAACATCGCCAACGCTTCCGTCGCCTGGGCGGCGCTGGCCGCGCTCGGCGTCGACGGCCCCGACGCCGCCGCGGGCATCTCCCGCGTCGCCGTCCCCGGACGCATGGAGCGCATCGACGAGGGCCAGGACTTCCTCGCCGTCGTCGACTACGCACACAAGCCGGCCGCCGTCGGCGAGGTGCTGCGCACGCTGCGCGCCCAGACCGTCGGGAGGGTCATCGCCGTCGTCGGCGCCGGCGGCGACCGAGACTCGTCGAAGCGCCCGCTCATGGGCGCCGAGGCCGCCCGCGTCGCCGACGTCGTCATCGTCACCGACGACAACCCGCGCACCGAGGACCCCGCCGCCATCCGCGAGGCCGTCACCGCCGGTGCCGTGGAAGCCGCCGAGAAGCGCGCCGCGGCCATCGGCATCGACGCAATCCGCGTGGAGAACATCGGCGACCGGGCCGAGGCCATCGACCTGGCCATCCGCCTCGCCGAGGGCGGCGATTCCGTCGTCGTCGCGGGCAAGGGCCACGAGACCGGCCAGGAGATCAACGGCGTCATGCACCACTTCGACGACCGCGAGCAGGTCCGCGAGGCGCTGCTGCGCCGCGCGGGCCGCGAGGGCGACGCCGGCCGAGCCGACGAGGAGGGCGAGAACTAG
- a CDS encoding UDP-N-acetylmuramoyl-tripeptide--D-alanyl-D-alanine ligase, producing MIERTAGDIADIVGGELHDADPAAPVAGPVEFDSRRIVPGSVFLALPGARADGHDFAEGAAAAGAALTLAARPVGVPAVVVEPLGAQDSNADAFAHDPDGSGAAVLEAVGKLARRDVDELAADGLVVVGVTGSAGKTSVKDMMATILRTDGETVAPKGSFNNEIGHPYTVLRCTRDTRYLVAEMSARGVGHVAHLARIAPPRIGAVLNVGTAHLGEFGSREAIAQAKGELVEALPAATDGGVAVLNADDPLVAGMAPRTRAKVVTFGVDSAAADYRATDVTVDGLARASFTLRCPDGSAHAVSLKVHGAHQVPNALAAAAVGVEAGLAPAAVAEALCAHVAASERRMEMRQRDDGTTVINDSYNANPDSMRAGVDALVLAAGAREGAASWAVLGQMGELGDSAVDEHAALAGYLAENGVDRLVAVGEGANARALADGAESMGLNTLRASDPDAAAEAVAAELQPGDVVLVKASYADGLWRVADALAPVTQRNSTERRGK from the coding sequence ATGATCGAACGCACTGCGGGCGACATCGCCGACATCGTCGGCGGAGAGCTCCACGACGCGGACCCGGCGGCCCCGGTCGCCGGGCCGGTCGAATTCGATTCCCGGCGCATCGTGCCCGGCTCCGTGTTCCTGGCACTGCCGGGAGCGCGGGCCGACGGGCACGACTTCGCCGAGGGCGCCGCGGCCGCCGGTGCCGCGCTCACCTTGGCCGCCCGGCCCGTCGGCGTCCCGGCGGTCGTGGTGGAGCCGCTGGGCGCCCAGGACTCCAACGCCGACGCGTTCGCGCACGACCCCGACGGGTCCGGCGCGGCCGTGCTGGAGGCCGTGGGCAAGCTCGCCCGCCGCGACGTCGACGAACTCGCCGCCGACGGCCTGGTCGTCGTCGGGGTCACCGGCTCGGCCGGCAAGACCTCGGTCAAGGACATGATGGCCACGATCCTGCGCACCGACGGCGAGACGGTGGCGCCGAAGGGGTCGTTCAACAACGAGATCGGCCACCCGTACACCGTTCTGCGCTGCACGCGGGACACCCGCTACCTGGTCGCGGAGATGAGCGCCCGCGGGGTCGGCCACGTCGCCCACCTCGCGCGCATCGCCCCGCCGCGGATCGGCGCCGTGCTCAACGTGGGCACCGCGCACCTCGGCGAGTTCGGCTCCCGCGAGGCCATCGCGCAGGCGAAGGGCGAGCTGGTCGAGGCGCTGCCGGCGGCCACGGACGGGGGAGTCGCGGTGCTCAACGCCGACGATCCCCTGGTCGCGGGGATGGCGCCGCGCACGCGCGCGAAGGTGGTCACCTTCGGCGTCGATTCGGCCGCCGCCGATTACCGGGCCACCGACGTCACCGTCGACGGCCTCGCCCGCGCGTCGTTCACCCTGCGCTGCCCCGACGGCTCGGCGCATGCGGTGTCGCTGAAGGTCCACGGCGCCCACCAGGTGCCCAACGCGTTGGCCGCCGCGGCCGTCGGCGTGGAGGCCGGTCTGGCCCCCGCCGCCGTCGCCGAGGCGCTCTGCGCCCACGTCGCCGCCTCCGAGCGGCGCATGGAGATGCGGCAGCGCGACGACGGCACGACGGTCATCAACGATTCGTACAACGCCAACCCCGATTCCATGCGCGCCGGCGTCGATGCCCTCGTGCTGGCCGCGGGCGCGCGCGAGGGCGCGGCCTCCTGGGCGGTGCTGGGGCAGATGGGCGAACTCGGTGACTCCGCCGTCGATGAACATGCCGCATTGGCGGGGTATCTCGCCGAAAACGGCGTTGACCGTCTGGTCGCCGTCGGGGAGGGGGCGAATGCGCGTGCCCTCGCGGACGGGGCCGAGTCGATGGGGTTAAATACTCTGCGGGCGTCGGATCCCGACGCGGCCGCGGAAGCGGTTGCGGCGGAGCTCCAACCCGGTGATGTTGTCCTGGTCAAGGCGTCCTACGCCGACGGCCTGTGGCGCGTCGCCGACGCACTGGCGCCGGTGACGCAGCGAAATTCGACCGAGAGGCGAGGTAAGTGA